One window of Vespa velutina chromosome 2, iVesVel2.1, whole genome shotgun sequence genomic DNA carries:
- the LOC124947240 gene encoding L-aminoadipate-semialdehyde dehydrogenase-phosphopantetheinyl transferase: MKRYNINIDKMSQSVRWAFNWKEWNPSEKEFSHAISCVQLEEKERLDRFVFRKDVRASLIGRLLMRKFVNDYTNIPYDKILFTRDNNNKPILKNSPINISFNVSHQGYYSVLAGEIRDVLLGVDIMKLEYTGGKRLSEFFRIMNRNFSSSEWDEIRGTATCLEVEQISMFCRHWALKESFVKALGIGIVTDLRTIDFKTNSKLVPNKLVCDTVLYQKGNKQNWLFEESLLDSEHCVAVALQENGIAPKSQNKMFELLDYNKLLVNAIPMHSEDEQYVKKYFSKNEKP, encoded by the coding sequence atgaaaagatataatatcaatatcgataaaatgagTCAAAGTGTTCGTTGGGCATTTAATTGGAAAGAATGGAATCcaagtgaaaaagaattttcacaTGCAATTTCTTGTGTACAactagaagagaaagaaagattagaTAGATTTGTATTTCGAAAGGATGTTAGGGCTTCTCTCATAGGTAGATTATTAATGAGAAAGTTTGTTAatgattatacaaatattccatatgataaaatattatttacaagagataacaataataaacctATTTTAAAGAACTCTCCAATAAATATTAGCTTTAATGTTTCGCATCAAGGATATTATAGTGTTTTAGCAGGTGAAATTAGAGATGTATTATTGGGTGTAGATATTATGAAATTAGAATATACAGGTGGTAAACGATTATCTGAATTTTTTCGTATTATGAATAGAAATTTCTCATCTTCTGAATGGGATGAAATTCGTGGTACTGCAACTTGTTTGGAAGTTGAACAAATTTCTATGTTCTGTAGGCATTGGGCTTTAAAAGAAAGTTTTGTTAAAGCTTTGGGAATAGGAATAGTTACAGATCTTAGAACAATCGATTTTAAAACCAATTCAAAATTAGTTCCTAATAAATTAGTATGCGATACTGTGCTATAtcagaaaggaaataaacaaaattggTTATTTGAAGAATCATTATTAGACTCGGAGCATTGCGTTGCTGTAGCTTTGCAAGAAAATGGAATAGCACCTAAATcacaaaataaaatgtttgaactgttagattataataaacttttagTAAACGCTATACCAATGCATTCAGAAGATGAACAGTATGTGAAAAAGTATTTTAGTAAAAATGAGAAACCTTAA
- the LOC124947233 gene encoding neurexin-4 isoform X4 translates to MFKGNTNGDTIKLNKFEVPIIAQWIRINPTRWRDRISLRLELYGCDYESDVLSFNGSSLVRLDLLREPIETDRHSIRFRFKTNFADGILMYSRGTQGDFIALQLRDNRMLLNIDLGSGIMTSLSVGSLLDDNMWHDVVISRNRKNISFSVDRVLIKGRVKGEFHRLDLNRALYIGGVPNKQEGLVIGQNFTGCIENFYLNTTNIIHELRETELTGENLKYHKINTIYNCPEPPVIPISFLTPGSYARLKGYEGISSLNVSLGFRSYEDRGIILYHRFTSPGYVKLFLEQGKLKIEIETKGNSKVILDNFDEKFNDGKWHQVILTVAKNTLILNVDGRPMRTKRILEMITGSLYWIGGMTGEESNRGFVGCMRMISIDGNYKLPTDWKEEEYCCKNEIVFDACQMVDRCNPNPCKHSGICTQNSDEFFCDCANTGYSGAVCHTSLHPLSCEAYKNMNSVNQRAEIKIDVDGSGPLAPFPVTCEFFADGRVMTVLRHSNEVPTPVDGFEEPGSFIQDINYDADLDQIEAFLNRSTRCSQRIKYECKHSKLFNSPVPQNDYFKPNSWWVSRQNQKMDYWGGALPGSRKCECGILGNCADPSKWCNCDADLEGRLEDSGDITEKEYLPVKQLRFGDTGTPLDEKEGKYTLGPLICEGDDLFKNVVTFRIVDATINLPTFDIGHSGDIYFEFKTTIENAVIIHSKGPTDYIKVSINGGNQIHFQYQAGGGPLAVSVDTSYKLADNQWHSVSVERNRKEARIIIDGALKNEVREPPGPVRALHLTSDLVIGATVDYRDGFVGCVRALLLNGQLQDIRSYARRGIYGISEDCVGRCESNPCLNNGTCHEKYNGYWCDCRWTAFKGPICADEIGVNMRSNSMIKYDFMGSWRSTISEKIRVGFTTTNPKGFLLGLFSNISGEYMTIMVSNSGHLRVVFDFGFERQEVIFPSKHFGLGQYHDVRLSRKNSGSTLVLKVDNYEPKEFHFDIKTSADAQFNNIQYMYIGKNESMTEGFAGCISRVEFDDIYPLKLLFQENGPGNVRSLSNTPVTEDFCGVEPITHPPNIVETRPPPDVDEDKVRAAYNEVDTAILGSILAVIIIALVIMAVLIGRYMSRHKGEYLTQEDKGAEIALDPDSAVVHSTTGHQVQKKKEWFI, encoded by the exons ATGTTCAAAGGAAACACAAATGGAGATACTATCAAACTTAATAAATTTGAAGTTCCAATTATTGCACAATGGATAAGAATAAATCCAACCAGATGGCGAGATAGAATATCATTGAGACTTGAATTATACGGATGTGATTatg AATCCGatgtattatcatttaatggGTCATCTTTGGTTCGTTTGGATTTATTAAGAGAACCAATTGAAACAGATAGACATTCTATACGTTTTCGTTTTAAAACGAATTTTGCAGATGGTATACTAATGTATTCACGTGGTACACAAGGAGACTTTATTGCATTACAATTACGTGACAATagaatgttattaaatatcgatctTGGATCTGGTATTATGACGAGTTTATCAGTAGGAAGTCTATTGGATGATAACATGTGGCATGATGTTGTTATatcaagaaatagaaaaaatatttctttttctgttgaTAGGGTGTTAATAAAAGGAAGAGTTAAAGGAGAATTTCATCGTCTAGATTTAAATAGAGCA CTTTATATTGGTGGAGTACCTAACAAGCAGGAAGGTTTAGTAATAGGTCAAAATTTCACAGGgtgtatagaaaatttttatttaaatactacCAATATTATTCATGAATTAAGAGAAACTGAACTTACCGGagaaaatctaaaatatcACAAGATTAACACGATTTACAATTGTCCTGAACCTCCTGTCATTcctatatcatttttaacgcCTGGATCTTATGCTCGACTTAAAGGTTACGAGGGTATTTCTTCGTTGAACGTTTCTCTTGGATTCCGAAGTTACGAAGATCGAGGAATAATTCTTTATCATAGATTTACATCTCCAGGATACGTTAAA ctATTCTTAGAACAAGGCAAGTTGAAAATCGAAAtcgaaacaaaaggaaattcAAAAGTGATATTAGataattttgatgaaaaatttaatgacgGAAAATGGCATCAGGTTATCTTAACAGTGGCAAAAAATACTCTTATATTAAATGTCGATGGTAGACCTATGAGAACTAAACGTATTTTGGAAATGATAACTGGATCATTATATTGGATTGGTGGTATGACGGGAGAAGAAAGTAATCGTGGATTTGTTGGCTGTATGAGAATGATAAGTATTGATGGAAATTATAAGTTACCAACTGATtggaaagaagaggaatattgctgtaaaaatgaaattgtgtTTGATGCTTGTCAAATGGTCGATCGTTGTAATCCTAATCCTTGTAAACACTCTGGTATATGCACTCAAAATTCTGATGAATTCTTCTGTGATTGTGCCAATACTGGTTATTCAGGAGCTGTTTGTCATACAT CATTACATCCTTTATCTTGTGaggcatataaaaatatgaattcgGTAAATCAAAGGgcagaaattaaaattgacgTTGATGGAAGTGGTCCATTAGCACCCTTTCCAGTTACTTGTGAATTTTTTGCCGATGGACGTGTAATGACAGTTCTAAGGCATAGTAACGAAGTTCCAACACCCGTTGATGGATTTGAAGAACCAGGCAGTTTTATTCAAGATATCAATTATGACGCTGATCTCGATCAAATAGAAGCTTTTTTGAATCGATCAACGAGATGTAgtcaaagaataaaatacgaaTGTAAACactcgaaattatttaattcaccag TTCCGcagaatgattattttaaaccAAATTCATGGTGGGTGAGCAGGCAGAATCAAAAAATGGATTATTGGGGTGGCGCTTTACCTGGTTCACGTAAATGTGAATGTGGAATACTTGGGAATTGTGCGGATCCAAGTAAATGGTGTAACTGTGATGCTGACTTAGAAGGTAGACTTGAAGATAGCGGAGATATAACGGAAAAGGAATATCTTCCTGTGAAGCAATTACGTTTTGGAGATACTGGTACACCAttggatgaaaaagaaggcAAATATACCCTGGGACCACTTATTTGTGAAGGAGATG atTTATTCAAGAATGTAGTAACATTCCGCATTGTTGACGCTACAATTAATCTACCTACTTTTGATATCGGCCATAGTGGGGATATCTATTTTGAATTTAAGACGACGATTGAGAATGCTGTAATTATTCATAGCAAAGGCCCTACGGATTATATCAAAGTTTCTATTAATGGTGGAAATCAGATACATTTCCAATATCAAGCAGGTGGTGGACCACTTGCCGTAAGCGTTGACACGTCTTATAAATTAGCTGACAATCAATGGCATTCCGTATCCGTTGAAAGAAATCGTAAAGAAGCTAGAATAATTATTGACGGAGCATTGAAAAATGAAGTCAGAGAACCTCCTGGACCAGTTCGTGCACTTCATCTTACTTCAGATTTGGTGATTGGAGCAACTGTTGATTATAGGGACGGCTTTGTAGGTTGTGTAAGAGCTTTGCTTTTAAATGGACAATTACAAGATATTAGAAGTTATGCGAGACGTGGAATATATGGTATAAGTGAAGATTGTGTGGGACGATGTGAAAGTAATCCGTGTCTTAACAATGGTACATgtcatgaaaaatataatggatATTGGTGTGACTGTCGTTGGACTGCATTCAAAGGACCAATTTGTGCGGAtg AAATCGGCGTTAACATGCGTTCAAACTCAATGATAAAGTATGACTTTATGGGCAGTTGGCGTTCCACTATTTCCGAAAAGATTAGAGTTGGATTTACAACGACTAATCCAAAAGGTTTCTTACTTGGTCTGTTCTCAAATATTTCAGGAGAATATATGACGATCATGGTTTCTAACAGCGGTCATTTACGTGTCGTTTTTGATTTCGGTTTCGAACGACAAGAAGTTATATTTCCATCGAAACATTTTGGTTTAGGACAGTATCACGACGTTAGATTAAGTAGAAAAAATTCTGGATCCACTCTTGTCTTAAAAGTTGATAATTATGAACCAAAAGAATTccattttgatattaaaactTCCGCTGATGCtcaattcaataatattcaatatatgtatataggtaaaAATGAATCTATGACGGAAGGATTTGCAGGTTGTATATCTAGAGTCGAATTCGATGATATATAtcctttgaaattattatttcaagagAATGGACCAGGAAATGTTAGATCTTTAAGTAATACACCCGTTACCGAAGATTTTTGCGGTGTAGAACCAATTACACATCCACCAAATATTGTTGAAACACGACCGCCACCTGATGTAGACGAAGACAAAGTTAGAGCTGCTTATAATGAAGTTGATACTGCAATTTTAGGAAGTATATTagctgttattattatagctttAGTAATTATGGCAGTACTTATAGGAAGATACATGTCGAGGCATAAAGGCGAATATTTGACTCAAGAAGATAAAGGTGCTGAAATTGCATTAGATCCAGATTCAGCGGTTGTTCACTCTACGACTGGCCATCaagttcaaaagaaaaaagaatggtttatataa